A stretch of the Parabacteroides timonensis genome encodes the following:
- the ileS gene encoding isoleucine--tRNA ligase, with product MSKKFTEYSKFDLSNVNKEVLKKWQDGDIFHKSLEIREGYPSFVFYEGPPSANGMPGIHHVIARSIKDIFCRYKTMKGYLVNRKAGWDTHGLPVELGVEKSMGITKEDIGKKISVADYNAACRRDVMKFTKEWEDLTDKMGYWVDMENPYITYDNRYIETLWYLLKELYKKGLLYKGYTIQPYSPAAGTGLSSHELNQPGCYRDVKDTTCTAQFHILDPKPEMAQFGDPFFLAWTTTPWTLPSNTALCVGPNITYVAVQTYNPYTGMPMTVVLAKDLMDAHFNPKAAELELSDYKIGDKLIPFKVVGEWKGPELAGMHYEQLIPWVNPGEGAFRVITGDYVTTEDGTGIVHIAPTFGADDDRVAKASGVPPLMMVDKDGNNRPMVDMTGKFYLMEDLDPEFVQTRMNAADYDPFQGKFVKNAYDPKKTDKDETLDIEICMMLKVQNRAFRIEKHVHNYPHCWRTDKPVLYYPLDSWFIRTTACRDRMIELNNTINWKPQSTGTGRFGKWLENLQDWNLSRSRYWGTPLPIWRTEDGTEEKCIGSVEELYNEIDNAVKAGFMESNPYKDRGFNPGEYNKDNYEKIDLHRPYVDEVILVSDNGKPMKRETDLIDVWFDSGAMPYAQIHYPFENKELLDSREVYPADFIAEGVDQTRGWFFTLHALATMVFDSVAYKAVVSNGLVLDKNGNKMSKRLGNAVDPFSTIEQYGSDPLRWYMITNASPWDNIKFDIDGMDEVRRKFFGTLYNTYSFFSLYANVDGFDYSEPDVPLKERPEIDRWILSLLNTLVKDVDGFYDTYEPTRAGRAISEFVNDNLSNWYVRLNRRRFWGGGMTTDKLSAYQTLYTCLETIAKLMSPIAPFYGDQLFCDLIAVTGRETVESVHLSDFPKYDEALIDKDLEERMKMAQDVSSMVLALRRKVNIKVRQPLQTIMVPVVDAHQQESIEAVKNLILNEVNVKELKFVDNAAGILVKRIKPDFKKLGPRYGKIMKSLAAAIQGMSQENILAFEAAGTFTLSVEGQDATVELADVEIISEDIPGWLVANEGRLTVALDITVTEDLRKEGLARELVNRIQNLRKSNGYDITDKITVTVLSSDEMDEAIKEYNEYIANQVLAVSVEITDHAISDATVLDFEDFNLSVRIEKE from the coding sequence ATGAGTAAGAAATTTACCGAATACTCTAAGTTCGACTTGTCGAACGTCAATAAAGAGGTGTTGAAGAAATGGCAGGATGGCGACATCTTCCATAAGAGTCTTGAAATCCGTGAAGGATACCCCTCGTTTGTATTTTATGAAGGTCCGCCTTCTGCAAACGGAATGCCGGGTATTCACCATGTTATTGCTCGTTCGATTAAAGATATTTTCTGCCGTTACAAGACCATGAAAGGATATCTGGTGAACCGTAAGGCAGGATGGGATACTCACGGCCTGCCAGTTGAGCTGGGCGTAGAGAAATCTATGGGTATAACCAAGGAAGATATCGGTAAGAAGATTTCTGTCGCTGACTATAACGCAGCTTGCCGCCGCGATGTGATGAAGTTTACCAAAGAATGGGAAGACCTCACCGACAAGATGGGCTACTGGGTGGATATGGAAAACCCGTATATCACTTACGATAACCGTTATATCGAAACATTGTGGTATCTGCTGAAAGAATTATATAAGAAAGGTTTACTGTACAAGGGATATACCATCCAGCCGTATTCACCGGCTGCCGGGACAGGTCTTAGCTCACACGAGTTGAACCAGCCGGGTTGCTACCGCGACGTGAAGGATACCACTTGTACGGCACAATTCCATATCCTCGATCCGAAGCCGGAAATGGCACAGTTCGGCGATCCGTTCTTCCTGGCATGGACGACTACTCCATGGACATTACCTTCCAATACGGCACTTTGCGTAGGCCCGAATATCACTTATGTGGCTGTTCAGACTTACAACCCGTATACAGGTATGCCGATGACAGTCGTATTGGCTAAGGATCTGATGGATGCACATTTCAATCCGAAGGCTGCAGAACTGGAACTGTCAGACTATAAGATCGGCGATAAATTGATCCCGTTCAAGGTGGTTGGCGAGTGGAAAGGCCCGGAACTGGCCGGTATGCATTACGAACAGTTGATCCCCTGGGTAAATCCGGGAGAAGGTGCTTTCCGTGTGATCACCGGTGATTATGTAACAACGGAAGATGGTACAGGTATCGTTCATATCGCTCCGACATTCGGTGCGGACGACGACCGTGTGGCGAAAGCTAGCGGTGTACCTCCTTTGATGATGGTCGATAAGGACGGTAATAATCGCCCGATGGTGGATATGACCGGTAAGTTCTATCTAATGGAAGATCTTGATCCTGAGTTCGTACAGACTCGTATGAATGCAGCCGATTACGATCCGTTCCAGGGTAAGTTCGTAAAGAATGCTTACGATCCGAAAAAAACGGACAAAGACGAAACATTGGATATCGAGATATGTATGATGCTGAAGGTGCAGAACCGTGCGTTCCGTATCGAAAAGCATGTACACAACTACCCGCACTGCTGGCGTACCGACAAACCGGTATTATACTATCCGCTGGATAGCTGGTTTATTCGTACCACTGCCTGCCGCGACCGTATGATCGAACTGAACAATACGATCAACTGGAAACCGCAGAGTACCGGTACAGGCCGTTTCGGTAAATGGTTGGAAAACCTGCAGGACTGGAACCTGAGCCGTAGCCGTTACTGGGGTACTCCGCTGCCTATCTGGCGTACGGAAGACGGTACGGAAGAAAAATGTATCGGTTCGGTAGAAGAGTTGTACAACGAAATAGACAACGCTGTTAAAGCCGGATTTATGGAGTCTAATCCATATAAGGACAGAGGTTTCAATCCGGGCGAATACAATAAGGACAATTACGAAAAGATCGACCTGCACCGTCCGTATGTGGATGAGGTGATCCTTGTTTCTGACAACGGTAAGCCGATGAAGCGTGAGACTGACCTGATCGACGTTTGGTTCGACTCGGGTGCGATGCCTTATGCCCAGATCCATTATCCGTTCGAGAATAAGGAGTTACTGGATAGTCGCGAGGTATATCCGGCTGACTTTATCGCTGAAGGCGTAGACCAGACACGTGGCTGGTTCTTTACCTTGCATGCACTGGCAACGATGGTATTCGACAGTGTGGCTTACAAAGCGGTTGTGTCTAATGGCCTTGTATTGGATAAGAACGGTAACAAGATGTCCAAACGTCTGGGTAATGCCGTCGATCCGTTCTCAACGATCGAACAGTATGGTTCCGACCCGTTGCGCTGGTATATGATCACCAATGCGTCTCCATGGGATAATATCAAGTTCGATATCGACGGTATGGATGAAGTGCGCCGTAAATTCTTCGGTACATTATATAATACGTATTCATTCTTTTCACTGTATGCAAACGTGGACGGATTCGATTACTCGGAACCGGATGTCCCTCTGAAAGAACGTCCGGAAATCGACCGTTGGATCCTTTCGTTGTTGAATACATTGGTGAAGGATGTCGACGGATTCTATGATACCTACGAACCGACGCGTGCCGGACGTGCTATCTCTGAATTCGTGAACGATAACCTGAGTAACTGGTATGTACGTCTGAACCGCCGCCGTTTCTGGGGTGGAGGCATGACAACGGATAAATTGTCTGCTTACCAGACATTATATACTTGCCTGGAAACGATCGCCAAGTTGATGTCACCGATCGCTCCGTTCTATGGAGATCAGTTGTTCTGCGACCTGATTGCCGTTACTGGACGTGAGACAGTAGAGTCTGTTCACTTGTCGGATTTCCCGAAATATGATGAAGCATTGATCGACAAGGATCTGGAAGAACGTATGAAGATGGCACAGGATGTATCTTCTATGGTATTGGCTTTGCGTCGTAAGGTGAATATCAAAGTTCGCCAGCCGCTGCAAACGATTATGGTACCCGTTGTCGATGCTCACCAGCAGGAAAGCATCGAGGCGGTAAAGAACCTGATCCTGAACGAAGTGAATGTGAAGGAACTGAAGTTTGTCGATAACGCCGCCGGTATCCTGGTGAAACGTATCAAGCCGGACTTTAAGAAGTTAGGCCCGCGTTACGGTAAGATCATGAAGAGCCTGGCTGCCGCTATCCAGGGCATGAGCCAGGAAAATATCCTTGCTTTCGAAGCTGCCGGAACATTCACATTGAGTGTGGAGGGACAGGACGCAACAGTCGAACTGGCTGATGTGGAAATCATTTCGGAAGATATCCCCGGATGGCTGGTTGCCAACGAAGGACGCCTGACAGTGGCACTGGATATTACAGTAACGGAAGACTTGCGTAAGGAAGGATTGGCCCGCGAACTGGTGAACCGTATCCAGAACCTGCGTAAGAGCAATGGTTATGATATCACGGATAAGATTACTGTTACGGTTCTTTCTTCCGATGAAATGGATGAAGCGATTAAAGAGTATAATGAATATATAGCAAACCAGGTACTGGCTGTGTCGGTTGAAATTACAGATCATGCAATAAGCGATGCAACTGTGCTTGATTTTGAAGACTTCAACCTGTCGGTTCGTATCGAAAAGGAATGA
- a CDS encoding TraR/DksA family transcriptional regulator: MAEKTRYSDAELEEFRAIILEKLEVAKKDYELLRSGVTNSDGNDVADTSPTFKVLEEGAATLSKEEAGRLAQRQMKFIQNLQAALIRIENKTYGICRETGKLIPKERLRAVPHATLSIEAKQGGKR; this comes from the coding sequence ATGGCAGAAAAGACAAGATATTCGGATGCTGAACTCGAGGAGTTTCGCGCCATTATTTTAGAGAAGTTAGAGGTAGCAAAAAAGGATTATGAGTTGTTGAGATCGGGTGTAACCAATTCTGATGGTAACGACGTGGCTGATACATCACCTACATTCAAGGTGTTGGAAGAAGGCGCCGCAACCTTATCGAAAGAAGAGGCCGGACGTTTGGCACAGCGTCAGATGAAGTTCATCCAGAACTTACAGGCAGCTTTGATCCGTATCGAAAATAAGACTTACGGCATTTGTCGTGAAACGGGTAAACTGATCCCGAAAGAAAGACTGCGTGCCGTACCTCATGCTACTTTGAGTATCGAAGCAAAACAAGGAGGTAAAAGATAA
- a CDS encoding lipoprotein signal peptidase has product MKFSKGWGAVFIVMLLLLLDQALKIWIKTHLQLHESIEITPWFYLYFTENPGMAFGIEVIGKLFLSIFRIVAVGFIGYYLYKLVKEKYSFGFIACVSLIFAGAIGNIIDSIFYGVIFDHSFGQVASLMPAEGGYATWLHGKVVDMFYFPLIQTEFPDWFPIWGGEEFVFFRPIFNLADSAICVGVFLLLIFYRHTLSDSLSKEKEKK; this is encoded by the coding sequence ATGAAATTTTCAAAAGGTTGGGGAGCAGTGTTTATTGTAATGCTGCTCCTTCTTCTTGACCAGGCTCTCAAAATTTGGATCAAGACACATCTGCAACTGCATGAAAGTATAGAAATCACCCCGTGGTTTTATCTGTACTTTACCGAAAACCCGGGAATGGCTTTCGGAATTGAAGTGATTGGCAAGTTGTTCTTATCTATATTCCGCATCGTGGCGGTCGGCTTTATCGGTTATTACCTGTATAAGCTGGTGAAGGAGAAGTACAGTTTTGGTTTTATTGCTTGTGTCTCATTGATATTTGCAGGGGCTATCGGTAATATAATAGATTCTATTTTTTATGGAGTCATATTCGACCATAGTTTTGGTCAGGTCGCTTCACTTATGCCCGCTGAGGGTGGGTATGCCACCTGGCTGCACGGAAAAGTGGTGGATATGTTTTACTTCCCGTTGATTCAGACAGAGTTTCCGGACTGGTTCCCGATCTGGGGAGGAGAGGAGTTCGTCTTCTTCCGTCCGATCTTCAACCTGGCAGATTCGGCTATCTGTGTAGGTGTTTTTCTGTTGTTGATATTTTACAGGCATACTTTGTCGGACAGTCTCTCGAAAGAAAAAGAAAAGAAATAA